TTACTGCGTTGGTGTTGTCGGGGCTTGAAAACTTCGATGAAGCTCACCTGTCGGCATTGAGCGACGCAGACCGAGCGGTGCAGATAACCGAGCTCTCAAGCCGCCTGGTGATGCCTTATATCTATATGGCCGTGGCGCTGCTTGCGCTGATCGCGCTGGTGAAGTTCTCTGGTCTACCAGAACTTGAATTTGAAGAAGCCGAATCCGCCGAAGGCGAGAAGGGCAGTATCACCCAGTTTCCTCAGGTTATTCTGGGCGCCATAGCACTCTTTGCTTATGTGGGTATCGAGGTGATTGCCGGCGATACCATTGGTCTGTACGGTCAGTCGCTTGGGGTGGCCAATTTCGCGTCGCTTACTTCATACACCATGGTATTTATGGTGATTGGTTATGCCATAGGTGTGCTCTGTATTCCGCGTTTTATCAGTCAGGAAAGGGCGTTGCTTGCCTCCGCCATTGCTGGTGGTCTGTGTGTGCTTGGTGCTGTATTTGGTTCTACCGAAAGCACCACACTGGCCTCAGCCCTCTGGGGATGGATGGGGGTGCCTTTGGTCCCCAACTCGGTAGTTTTTGTTGCCATGATGGGCCTAGCCCACGCGCTGGTGTGGCCTGCCGTTTGGCCTTTGGCATTGGATGGCTTGGGCAAGTTTACCGCCCAGGGTTCGGCGTTGCTTATCATGGGGATTTCCGGTGGCGCCATTTTGCCCCTGCTCTTTGGCAAGGTGGCCCATTTCAGCGGTGAGACTCAGCTGGGTTACTGGGTAGGCCTGCCATGCTATCTGTTCATCCTCTTCTATGCGGTGAAAGGACATAAGATGCGTAGCTGGAAATAACCGCGGGTATCTGAAATATTGTCGGTTAAAAGGAGGCTAAGGCCTCCTTTTTGATGGGCGAGTTTTCCCCTTAAGCTGATAAGTGTCTGAGTTTGGGTGCATAAAGGCGGGGAATGAGATAGAAATGCCAAAACGAAAAAAGCCACTCAAAGAGTGGCTTTAAACTTTTTATGGTGCCGGCACCAAGAGTCGAACTCGGGACCTACTGATTACAAGTCAGTTGCTCTACCAACTGAGCTATGCCGGCCTTAAAGGTGGTGCCCGAACCCGGAATCGAACCAGGGACACGCGGATTTTCAATCCGCTGCTCTACCAACTGAGCTATTCGGGCAACTAAGCTGAGCGTTAGTCGTCTACTTCAGACCGGGTCATTGTGCCCGTCTCGTCTGGAGTGCGCGTATAATATAGCGGTCGTTTTTTTCCTGCAAGCGCTTTTTCCTGAGTTGCAGCGTGTCTGGCCAGATAATCACCAAACCCCATAAAAAAGCCACATAATTGCCGAATTAACCAACAAAATGACGGCGTTGCAGCGCTACTCTTTGGCTGATTCGCGCCGGTTTAATGCATTGGGCCTCTGAAACTCTTGTCTCTTCCTTTCTTATTTCTAAAAAATCGAACCATATGGGCGATTTTTAGCGATTTTATTATTTCTGACACCGATTAAGATGAAAACCATTCTCGTTAGTCGGTGTGTTGATGATATGTGGCGAAATCGCGCGTCAGGTTATGGCTGGATTGCTATTGGAATTCACTGGATGATGGCCGTCCTGATCCTGGGGCTCTTCGCTTTGGGGTTGTGGATGGTGGAACTTAACTATTACAGCCAGTGGTACCAAGTCGCCCCATACTGGCACAAGGGCTTGGGAGGCGTTGTATTTGCCTTATTGTTACTGAGGCTGGGGATTCGGTTGGGGGACCAACAGCCCAGCGCCTTGGGGAAAGGCGCCGAAGTGGTGCTTGCCAAAATAGTGCATCTCGCGCTGTACCTGTTGCCACTGGGATTGGTGATAAGTGGCTACCTAATTTCGACAGCCGATGGCCGTGCCCTGGAGCTGCTGGGGCTGGTATCCATTCCATCGCTTGTGTCATTTCCGGGTCAGGAAGATACGGCTGGACAAATCCACGGTGTGCTTGCGTGGCTATTAATCGCCCTGGTGAGTGCCCATGCGCTGGCTGCCATCAAACACCACCTTATTAACAGAAACGCCACTTTATTAAGAATGCTAAGGCCCCAAAAGGAAATCTGAACATGAAAAAGACTCTACTTTCTGCCCTGTTTGTTACGTCACTTATCGCTGTGCCAGTCTCGGCTGCAGACTATGTGATTGATACTCAGGGAGCACACGCTTCCATCAACTTTAAAGTCAATCATCTGGGCTACAGCTTTGTGGTTGGCCGCTTTAACGACTTCGGTGGCGAGTTCAGCTTTGATGGCAAGTCACCTGAAACTGCCAAAGTAAAGGTGACAGTAAACACCCAGAGTCTGGACTCCAATCATGCCGAGCGTGATAAGCATTTAAAGAGTGCCGACTTTATCAATG
This portion of the Shewanella amazonensis SB2B genome encodes:
- a CDS encoding sugar MFS transporter, whose amino-acid sequence is MNMTVASEAQVSRRSSVLPMTIIGILFFIFGFVTWLNGSLIPFLKVICELNEFQALFVTFAFYIAYTVMALPMSSILRRTGYRNGMAIGLGIMVVGSLAFIPAAYSANFLLFLGALFILGTGLTILQTASNPYVVHIGPKESAAMRISIMGIINKLAGVVVPLLFTALVLSGLENFDEAHLSALSDADRAVQITELSSRLVMPYIYMAVALLALIALVKFSGLPELEFEEAESAEGEKGSITQFPQVILGAIALFAYVGIEVIAGDTIGLYGQSLGVANFASLTSYTMVFMVIGYAIGVLCIPRFISQERALLASAIAGGLCVLGAVFGSTESTTLASALWGWMGVPLVPNSVVFVAMMGLAHALVWPAVWPLALDGLGKFTAQGSALLIMGISGGAILPLLFGKVAHFSGETQLGYWVGLPCYLFILFYAVKGHKMRSWK
- a CDS encoding cytochrome b, encoding MWRNRASGYGWIAIGIHWMMAVLILGLFALGLWMVELNYYSQWYQVAPYWHKGLGGVVFALLLLRLGIRLGDQQPSALGKGAEVVLAKIVHLALYLLPLGLVISGYLISTADGRALELLGLVSIPSLVSFPGQEDTAGQIHGVLAWLLIALVSAHALAAIKHHLINRNATLLRMLRPQKEI
- a CDS encoding YceI family protein, with protein sequence MKKTLLSALFVTSLIAVPVSAADYVIDTQGAHASINFKVNHLGYSFVVGRFNDFGGEFSFDGKSPETAKVKVTVNTQSLDSNHAERDKHLKSADFINAGKYPEAVFESTSVKAGSDGTLVIEGNFTLNGVTKPLTIDAVAIGEGSDPWGGYRAGFTGSTSFALKDYNINYDLGPASTHVTLDLVVEGIRK